The following coding sequences lie in one Synechococcus sp. PCC 7336 genomic window:
- the treY gene encoding malto-oligosyltrehalose synthase, with protein sequence MYIPVSTYRIQLTPDFGLDAVRQIIPYLEKLGISDIYASPILKARQGSTHGYDVVDWNQLNPELGSREKYDALRDDLQDRGMGWIQDIVPNHMAYDSQNQYLMDVLERGPNSEFVNYFDIEWEHPYEDIKGKVLVPLLGDFYGNCLEKGQIQLKYERERLAVSYYDLQIPLRIESYARLVTYDLNELSHALGKDHPDFIKLMGILYILQNISEGESGEQRNEQLLFGKGLLWELYEANTEVQKFIDRNLKTFNGTPGEPESFNLLDELLAKQFFRLSFWKVGAEELNYRRFFTINDLVCLRIEDREVCEQTHKLILQLVREDYFQGLRIDHIDGLYDPTDYLIWLREQIGDRYLIVEKILELERDFFSRYEELPQEWPVQGTSGYDFLNVVNQVFCQKDNVRHFDEIYSDFTGLSELYDTLCVQKKRLIVDTNLAGDLENLANLLKKFSGLYRYGRDFTLNGLRKAIQEVLVLFPVYRTYISSGTEVRERDRNYIEEVIRRAKQNIPQLLNELSLIEKVLLLQFDGWLTDEEKAQWLRFVMCFQQVTGPLTAKGIEDTLLYVYNRLISLNEVGGIPAQFGITTASFHNFNRMQQDHWPHSLNTTSTHDTKRSEDVRARVNVLSEIPDRWSDRVNYWKQLNRARKLITDRREVPDANDEYFLYQTLVGAFPLNDRDRTQFTERIKQYSIKAVREAKVHTAWLQPDTEYEEGYLNFIDRLLQPADENGFSSAFLPFQQSVAYYGMYNSLSQTLLKIASPGIPDFYQGTELWDFSLADPDNRRPVDFEYRLHLLEELDRQSSEDLSGLLKVLLSSWTDGRIKLFAIARSLRARQEYADVFQHGTYVPLEVVGSLSDCAIAFAWHYGDTVALVVVPRFLTQFIKPGEYPLGSAVWRDTHLAIPAELELQWTNVFTDRVLQSREAIGIGEILELFPVALLIGRYEK encoded by the coding sequence ATGTATATTCCAGTATCAACGTATCGCATTCAGCTAACACCTGACTTTGGATTGGATGCTGTTCGACAGATTATTCCCTATCTAGAGAAGCTCGGTATTTCAGATATCTATGCATCGCCCATTTTGAAGGCGAGGCAGGGAAGTACCCACGGGTACGATGTGGTGGATTGGAATCAGCTCAACCCCGAATTAGGTTCCCGAGAAAAATATGATGCCCTGCGGGACGATCTGCAAGACAGGGGAATGGGATGGATTCAAGATATCGTTCCCAACCACATGGCTTACGACAGTCAAAATCAATACTTAATGGATGTGCTCGAACGCGGACCGAATTCTGAGTTTGTTAATTATTTTGACATCGAATGGGAACATCCTTACGAAGATATTAAAGGCAAGGTTTTAGTACCTTTACTGGGTGACTTTTATGGTAATTGTCTCGAAAAGGGTCAAATACAACTGAAGTACGAACGAGAAAGACTTGCTGTCAGTTATTACGATCTACAAATTCCATTGAGAATTGAGTCATATGCGAGGCTAGTTACCTACGATCTGAACGAGCTGTCGCACGCTCTAGGTAAAGATCATCCTGATTTTATTAAGTTAATGGGAATTCTGTACATTTTACAGAATATTTCTGAAGGAGAATCTGGCGAGCAGCGAAACGAACAATTACTATTTGGCAAAGGTCTTCTCTGGGAGCTGTATGAGGCAAATACGGAAGTCCAGAAGTTTATCGATCGCAATCTGAAGACTTTCAACGGGACCCCTGGCGAGCCAGAAAGTTTCAATTTACTAGATGAGTTACTAGCCAAGCAGTTTTTCCGACTGTCCTTCTGGAAAGTGGGTGCAGAGGAGCTGAACTATCGGCGCTTTTTTACCATTAATGACCTTGTTTGTCTGCGCATTGAAGATCGAGAGGTATGCGAGCAAACTCACAAGCTTATTCTTCAGCTCGTTCGAGAAGACTACTTTCAAGGACTGAGAATCGACCACATCGATGGTCTATACGATCCGACAGATTATTTGATTTGGCTGCGCGAGCAAATTGGCGATCGGTATCTCATTGTTGAAAAGATTCTCGAACTAGAGCGCGATTTTTTCTCAAGATATGAAGAGCTGCCCCAAGAGTGGCCCGTTCAAGGAACATCGGGATACGACTTTTTGAATGTTGTCAATCAAGTTTTTTGCCAGAAAGATAATGTGCGTCACTTTGATGAGATTTACTCCGATTTCACCGGACTGAGCGAGCTATATGATACTCTTTGCGTTCAGAAAAAGCGCTTAATTGTCGATACCAACTTGGCAGGCGATCTGGAAAACTTAGCAAATTTATTGAAGAAGTTCTCGGGCTTATATCGCTATGGCCGAGATTTTACACTCAATGGTCTGCGCAAGGCGATTCAGGAGGTCCTCGTTTTATTCCCGGTCTATCGAACTTATATTTCTTCTGGAACAGAGGTGAGAGAACGAGATCGTAACTATATCGAAGAGGTTATTCGTAGAGCCAAACAGAATATCCCCCAGTTATTGAATGAGTTAAGTTTGATTGAGAAGGTTTTACTACTACAATTTGATGGCTGGCTCACTGATGAGGAAAAAGCTCAGTGGCTTCGCTTTGTCATGTGCTTTCAGCAAGTGACCGGACCGCTTACTGCTAAAGGAATTGAAGATACGTTGCTTTACGTCTACAATCGCCTTATTTCCCTCAATGAAGTTGGAGGTATTCCCGCTCAATTTGGAATTACAACTGCTTCGTTTCATAATTTCAATCGCATGCAACAAGACCACTGGCCGCATTCTCTAAACACAACCTCTACGCACGATACCAAGCGTAGCGAAGATGTTCGAGCTCGAGTTAACGTCCTATCGGAAATTCCCGATCGGTGGAGCGATCGAGTTAACTATTGGAAACAGCTCAACCGAGCTCGCAAGTTAATCACCGATCGCCGCGAGGTTCCAGACGCGAACGACGAGTATTTCCTCTACCAAACACTAGTCGGAGCTTTTCCGTTAAACGATCGCGATCGCACTCAGTTTACCGAACGCATTAAACAGTATTCCATCAAGGCCGTTCGCGAAGCCAAGGTACATACTGCTTGGTTGCAGCCAGATACAGAATACGAAGAAGGGTACCTAAACTTCATCGATCGCCTCCTCCAACCTGCCGACGAAAACGGGTTTTCGAGTGCATTTTTGCCCTTTCAGCAGAGTGTTGCCTACTACGGGATGTATAACTCGCTCTCGCAAACACTGCTTAAAATTGCCTCGCCAGGGATTCCCGACTTCTATCAGGGAACAGAACTCTGGGATTTTAGCTTGGCAGATCCCGACAATCGCCGCCCAGTTGACTTCGAATATCGCTTGCACCTTTTAGAAGAACTCGATCGGCAATCCAGTGAAGATCTCTCCGGCTTACTAAAGGTACTTCTGAGCTCCTGGACAGACGGTCGCATCAAGCTGTTTGCGATCGCGCGATCGCTTCGCGCAAGACAGGAATATGCAGATGTTTTCCAACACGGCACTTACGTCCCATTAGAGGTTGTGGGGTCGCTATCCGATTGCGCGATCGCGTTTGCCTGGCATTATGGCGATACGGTGGCGCTTGTGGTTGTACCGAGGTTTTTGACCCAGTTCATTAAACCTGGCGAGTATCCTCTAGGTTCGGCAGTCTGGAGGGACACGCACTTGGCGATACCTGCGGAACTCGAACTGCAGTGGACAAATGTTTTCACCGATCGAGTGCTTCAGAGTCGGGAGGCGATCGGCATCGGAGAGATTTTGGAGCTTTTTCCGGTGGCTTTACTGATAGGTCGCTACGAAAAATAA
- a CDS encoding DUF5752 family protein: protein MAANDNTDHGNGLETFALKDCALIAIATGYKAETLKEMRDRLQTIVPDSIYFHFWGSLLEPLFEEREYNNDFAAWARRGLHDDKLAERLAMIDPSAYIDMEGLRQELIDIIEERLDEAGTVPWIVATEQFQFIRSQIVVFDTYKRVKHPEEMAELMPHLSVGSIFYHFIDARRRLPEGVDDFRLWLRGLDRKYGNLECQLAEIDPYFEPLIDCRSRLAEIFRACCRSGVAA from the coding sequence ATGGCTGCTAACGATAATACCGACCATGGAAATGGATTAGAAACTTTTGCTTTGAAAGATTGCGCCCTGATTGCGATCGCGACTGGCTACAAAGCAGAGACTTTGAAAGAGATGCGCGATCGCCTGCAAACCATCGTCCCCGACAGCATTTACTTTCACTTTTGGGGCAGCCTACTCGAACCTCTATTTGAAGAACGAGAATATAACAACGACTTTGCCGCTTGGGCGCGGCGCGGTCTCCACGACGATAAATTGGCCGAGCGTCTGGCGATGATCGATCCCTCCGCATATATCGACATGGAGGGGCTGCGGCAGGAACTGATCGACATCATTGAGGAGCGATTAGATGAAGCCGGTACTGTTCCTTGGATAGTTGCGACGGAGCAGTTTCAATTCATTCGCTCTCAGATCGTTGTTTTCGACACCTACAAGCGAGTCAAACATCCAGAAGAGATGGCAGAATTGATGCCCCATCTGTCGGTGGGTAGTATCTTCTATCATTTCATCGACGCCAGGAGGCGATTGCCAGAAGGTGTAGACGACTTCCGACTCTGGCTGAGAGGATTGGATCGCAAGTACGGCAACTTAGAATGCCAGCTTGCGGAGATCGATCCCTATTTCGAACCCCTGATCGATTGCCGCTCCCGCTTGGCAGAGATTTTTAGAGCCTGTTGTAGGTCAGGAGTAGCTGCATGA
- a CDS encoding glycosyltransferase, giving the protein MNILDTYARVTGQEVIDRLLQLAKPLKGKTVLHVNSTAKGGGVAEILTQLVPLMRELDIDAYWEVIEGDVKFYQCTKGMHNALQGNAVPIPETLLKHYKAVNVSNADTLRDRLEASDFVFIHDPQPAPLLQYCPNRQGKWVWRCHIDASHPYRSVWKFLRPFIAPYDASIFSLAAFAQALPHPKYIVPPSIDPLTDKNIDLEPDEIEAVCKQFEIDRDRPLLIQVSRYDRFKDPLGVIQGYQLATRFIPSLQLVLAGGGAADDPEGQIVLDEVKAAAEGDPDIHILLLPPDAHRTINALQRAADIVLQKSIREGFGLTVTEGMWKGKPVIGGDTGGIRLQVIDYHTGFLVNTPEGAALRIRYLLHEPKRIAEMGAKAREFVRENFLLTRQLREYLTLMVALQNEARDRIELK; this is encoded by the coding sequence ATGAATATTCTCGATACCTACGCTCGGGTGACGGGTCAGGAAGTGATCGATCGCCTGCTGCAATTGGCTAAGCCCCTCAAGGGCAAAACAGTCTTGCACGTTAACTCCACCGCTAAGGGAGGTGGCGTAGCTGAGATTCTCACCCAGTTGGTTCCTTTGATGCGGGAGCTCGACATCGATGCTTACTGGGAAGTCATCGAAGGCGACGTCAAGTTTTACCAATGTACGAAAGGAATGCACAACGCTCTACAGGGCAATGCCGTTCCCATTCCCGAGACCCTTTTGAAGCACTATAAAGCGGTTAATGTCAGTAATGCCGATACCTTACGCGATCGCTTAGAAGCGTCAGATTTTGTCTTCATTCACGATCCGCAACCTGCCCCCCTGCTGCAGTACTGCCCCAATCGCCAGGGCAAGTGGGTCTGGCGCTGCCATATCGATGCCAGCCATCCCTATCGCTCGGTGTGGAAGTTCCTTCGCCCGTTTATTGCCCCCTACGATGCCAGCATTTTCTCGCTGGCTGCTTTTGCCCAGGCATTACCGCATCCGAAATACATCGTTCCCCCCAGCATCGATCCCTTGACCGATAAGAATATCGATCTCGAACCCGACGAGATTGAAGCGGTTTGCAAGCAATTCGAGATCGATCGCGATCGCCCTTTGCTGATCCAGGTTTCTCGTTACGATCGTTTCAAAGACCCTTTAGGGGTTATCCAAGGCTATCAACTGGCTACTCGTTTCATTCCTTCACTTCAACTGGTGCTTGCTGGAGGAGGAGCTGCAGACGATCCCGAAGGGCAAATCGTATTGGATGAAGTCAAAGCGGCTGCAGAGGGAGATCCAGACATTCATATCCTTTTGCTTCCGCCAGACGCCCACCGCACCATTAATGCTCTCCAGCGAGCCGCTGACATTGTGCTGCAAAAATCGATTCGCGAAGGATTTGGCTTGACAGTGACTGAAGGAATGTGGAAAGGAAAGCCTGTGATTGGCGGAGATACGGGGGGAATTCGCTTGCAGGTCATCGACTATCACACCGGTTTTTTAGTGAATACGCCCGAGGGAGCTGCCCTACGCATTCGATATTTATTGCACGAACCGAAACGCATTGCCGAGATGGGAGCTAAAGCCAGGGAATTCGTTCGGGAGAACTTTCTATTGACCCGACAGTTACGGGAGTATTTGACATTGATGGTTGCACTTCAAAATGAGGCGCGGGATCGAATCGAGTTGAAATAA
- a CDS encoding FHA domain-containing protein, which produces MGSIRRLWQPNADMSEYTELIVPDVEGQPYPQPSTEVASGPLPAIPPAIADGALDADWLSPDAGDSPNFTLGVHDGRQPRSYLLAQGIYTLGRDASNAIPISNRFVSRRHAYLIRVPHRSAGAMGFTYCLVDGNRQGGSSTNGVLVNGERVATHYLKSGDLIQIGPEVRAYFFALVSPQPIQF; this is translated from the coding sequence GTGGGTTCTATCCGCAGGCTGTGGCAACCCAATGCGGATATGTCCGAATACACTGAACTCATTGTGCCCGATGTGGAGGGCCAGCCATATCCACAACCCTCGACGGAAGTGGCTTCTGGTCCCCTTCCGGCAATTCCCCCTGCGATCGCGGATGGAGCTCTCGATGCTGACTGGCTGTCTCCTGACGCAGGCGATAGCCCCAACTTTACCCTCGGCGTTCACGACGGCAGACAGCCGCGCAGCTATCTGCTCGCGCAAGGGATATACACTCTGGGTCGCGACGCCAGCAATGCCATCCCCATCTCCAATCGATTTGTATCCCGACGGCATGCCTACCTAATTCGAGTTCCCCATCGCAGTGCCGGGGCCATGGGATTTACCTATTGTCTAGTGGACGGCAATCGTCAGGGAGGCTCCAGTACCAATGGCGTATTGGTCAATGGCGAGCGAGTTGCAACTCACTATCTCAAAAGTGGCGATTTGATTCAGATCGGCCCCGAGGTGAGAGCCTATTTCTTTGCTTTGGTCTCCCCCCAGCCGATACAGTTTTAG
- a CDS encoding cellulose biosynthesis cyclic di-GMP-binding regulatory protein BcsB, protein MNRLFRLVGLLLRQPRSPALALLGCGIVPLLWAGLPAAAQMPDDITQQEEELIRRFSLPSDTGTTPRFNPPSGIPPSDDLPAGQSEYILEFSRSPVVGNALRLQGIVDVNQLAFPSPRNWSVESARATIRFQHSDLLDPGRSNITVRFNGSSIGSLPLDRPEAGIATAVFDIPPERFERFNILSVLAQQYDSQACTDPANPGLWTEILPDSYISVRYTPVPVDLDFSRYPYPFFDTQALGRSRLAYLVPQQVTPEWLTAVSRFQVDMGRLADFRPLQTRLVPDLAEASSSEPVAIVGTPSDHPVLASLDLPFDLVNNQWTDGNNRPLPTDVGVLMLTTVRSGQVPLLVISGNGSAGVLNGVRTLISPTNREIGTGQALLATTIADLPSPPARDWPRYLPDRDRFPLSDLSFADGSPIRDTTVRGTDSGEIEFDFRALPDDRFTRGNHIKLHYSYGPQTNPRTSAIEVLLDDIVVGGHRLTNLDGETGVRAEVALPEGLIAPNTRMTIAFRLNPRQSAACGLVSRGHLWGTLHADSTVNLRRQQSVELPDLALLRYGYPFAAPQDLSSSAAVLPDRPSFQEMQTLMQLALRLGRLSRARDVKWEVYTASTLPARVRDERHLIAIGDRQRFPFPELLTSGNFRLYNVMTRRWQGNTIQTLTDSEGAIQTSLSPWNSQRLLLSLSGQTPTALERIQDFLAFDAWFFQLEGDTAFIKTFSPTPDPFNPNTFELEFLSGAPTRRFENLSLLAKISRQLQENWLLLIAGFVVLALALYIIIQTILSRMKGNPS, encoded by the coding sequence ATGAATCGCCTGTTTAGACTGGTTGGCTTACTGTTGCGCCAACCGCGATCGCCTGCCCTCGCCCTATTGGGGTGCGGCATAGTTCCACTCCTCTGGGCGGGGCTACCTGCGGCAGCGCAAATGCCCGACGACATTACCCAACAGGAAGAAGAGCTGATTCGGCGGTTTTCCCTGCCCTCCGACACAGGAACCACCCCTCGCTTCAATCCGCCCTCGGGCATCCCCCCCTCTGACGATCTGCCCGCAGGACAATCGGAATATATCCTCGAATTTTCCCGCAGCCCAGTGGTGGGGAATGCTCTGCGCTTGCAGGGCATCGTCGATGTCAACCAACTCGCCTTTCCCAGCCCCCGCAACTGGTCGGTAGAATCCGCGCGGGCCACTATCCGATTCCAACACTCCGATCTGCTCGATCCCGGACGCTCTAACATCACAGTGCGGTTCAACGGTTCCAGCATCGGCAGCCTGCCCCTCGATCGACCGGAAGCCGGTATTGCCACGGCGGTCTTCGACATCCCCCCCGAGCGATTCGAGCGCTTCAATATCCTATCGGTGCTGGCCCAGCAATACGACAGCCAAGCCTGCACCGATCCTGCCAATCCGGGACTGTGGACAGAAATCCTGCCCGATTCCTATATCTCCGTCCGCTATACCCCCGTCCCGGTCGACCTCGACTTCAGTCGCTATCCCTATCCCTTTTTCGATACCCAAGCCTTGGGTCGCAGCCGCTTGGCCTATCTCGTGCCGCAACAGGTGACTCCCGAATGGCTCACCGCTGTCTCCCGCTTTCAGGTGGATATGGGTCGCCTCGCCGATTTTCGTCCCCTCCAAACCCGTCTCGTGCCCGACTTAGCAGAAGCCAGTTCCAGCGAGCCGGTCGCGATCGTGGGCACCCCCAGCGACCATCCCGTCTTGGCCAGCCTCGACCTGCCCTTCGACCTCGTCAACAATCAGTGGACAGATGGCAACAATCGCCCCCTGCCGACAGATGTGGGGGTGCTGATGCTGACAACTGTGCGGAGTGGACAAGTCCCCCTATTAGTCATCAGCGGCAATGGCAGTGCGGGAGTATTGAATGGGGTTCGTACCCTAATTTCCCCCACCAATCGAGAGATCGGTACGGGGCAGGCTCTGCTGGCCACCACGATCGCCGACCTGCCCTCCCCCCCCGCGCGGGACTGGCCCCGCTATTTGCCCGATCGCGATCGCTTTCCCCTCAGCGATCTGAGCTTTGCAGATGGCAGCCCCATTCGCGATACCACTGTACGGGGGACAGACTCTGGAGAAATCGAGTTTGATTTTCGGGCACTGCCGGACGATCGCTTCACTCGCGGCAATCATATTAAACTGCACTACAGCTATGGTCCCCAGACCAATCCCCGTACATCGGCGATCGAGGTCTTGCTCGACGACATCGTCGTGGGGGGTCACCGACTCACCAATCTCGATGGCGAAACCGGGGTTCGAGCGGAGGTCGCTCTCCCCGAGGGGCTGATTGCCCCCAACACCCGCATGACCATCGCCTTTCGCCTCAACCCGCGCCAATCCGCCGCCTGCGGTTTAGTCTCTCGCGGCCATCTCTGGGGCACCCTCCATGCCGATTCGACCGTCAATCTGCGGCGACAGCAATCGGTGGAGTTACCCGACTTAGCCCTATTGCGCTACGGTTACCCGTTTGCTGCTCCCCAAGATCTCTCCTCCAGCGCGGCAGTATTGCCCGATCGACCCTCCTTCCAGGAGATGCAAACGCTGATGCAGTTGGCCTTGCGTCTAGGTCGCCTCAGCCGCGCCCGAGATGTGAAGTGGGAGGTGTATACGGCCAGCACTTTGCCCGCTCGAGTCCGGGACGAGCGACATCTGATTGCCATTGGCGATCGGCAGCGGTTCCCCTTCCCCGAACTCCTCACCTCCGGTAACTTCCGCCTTTACAATGTCATGACTCGGCGGTGGCAGGGAAACACCATTCAAACCCTGACGGATAGTGAAGGGGCCATCCAAACCTCCCTCTCCCCTTGGAACTCGCAGCGGTTGTTGTTGTCGCTTAGCGGGCAAACCCCCACAGCACTCGAACGCATCCAAGACTTTTTGGCCTTCGATGCCTGGTTCTTTCAGCTAGAGGGCGACACGGCATTTATCAAGACCTTCAGCCCTACCCCCGATCCGTTCAACCCCAACACCTTCGAGCTGGAATTTCTCAGTGGCGCTCCCACCCGACGGTTTGAAAATCTTTCTCTGCTGGCCAAAATCTCCCGACAACTGCAGGAAAACTGGCTCTTGCTGATTGCCGGTTTTGTGGTGCTGGCGCTGGCGCTCTATATCATTATCCAGACCATTCTCTCTCGTATGAAGGGCAACCCCTCTTGA
- a CDS encoding glycosyl hydrolase family 8 — MDRTTSPSRMHLRRLSAMAIAVCTILVLALWGCVTAPSPSATSTPQPPVAIESPVAPPVDVSAPPPSDSPLPDLTNAQLVARSWTAYRARFIQADGRVIDWEANARTVSEGQAYGLLLAVWNDDPDTFDLVLGWAERHLQRTTERLAADADRYPSPDSQTEPVEPPPADRLWAWKWEQRSDGSWGIVDTNFATDADVDAVTALILAARRWHRPDYEQLALAKLDDIWNLGTIAVTDSDRRYLLPGPEAPFRNPNGILILNPSYVAPYAFRLFDLVDGDRDWGKLVEGSYRLLTEASSLSAVNLPGNWVGFSDRTERYVPLSTAGSLSSRYGFDAIRVWWRLVLDARWFGEPRAVAYLNTHLTHLQHLWRSQQAIPAEIDLSGIALADFESTAQYGMLYAAFALVDPDIAADIRQQKLLPQYRDGIWENNSAYYTQNLVAFGLLASEPPPASLAR; from the coding sequence ATGGACAGAACTACCTCTCCTTCTCGCATGCATTTGCGCCGCTTGTCTGCAATGGCGATCGCTGTCTGCACTATCCTCGTCTTGGCCCTGTGGGGCTGCGTCACTGCGCCGTCGCCGTCAGCCACCTCGACGCCCCAGCCCCCAGTGGCGATCGAATCCCCTGTCGCCCCTCCCGTGGATGTGTCCGCTCCCCCACCCTCCGACAGTCCTTTACCCGACCTCACGAACGCACAGCTTGTTGCCCGCAGTTGGACAGCCTACCGCGCTCGCTTTATTCAGGCAGACGGTCGCGTGATTGATTGGGAAGCCAATGCCCGCACCGTTTCGGAAGGGCAAGCCTACGGTCTGTTGTTGGCGGTGTGGAATGACGATCCCGACACCTTCGATCTCGTGCTCGGCTGGGCCGAGCGCCACCTGCAGCGCACCACCGAACGGTTGGCAGCAGACGCCGATCGCTACCCCTCCCCCGATTCCCAAACGGAGCCCGTCGAGCCCCCCCCAGCGGATCGGTTGTGGGCTTGGAAATGGGAACAGCGATCGGATGGCAGTTGGGGTATTGTCGATACCAACTTTGCCACCGATGCGGATGTGGACGCCGTCACCGCCTTAATCCTGGCTGCACGTCGCTGGCATCGCCCCGACTACGAGCAGCTCGCCCTCGCCAAGCTAGACGATATTTGGAATTTGGGCACAATCGCAGTCACTGATAGCGATCGCCGCTATCTCCTGCCCGGCCCCGAAGCCCCGTTTCGCAACCCCAACGGGATTCTCATTCTCAACCCCTCCTACGTCGCCCCCTACGCCTTTCGCCTGTTCGATCTCGTAGATGGCGATCGCGATTGGGGCAAACTGGTGGAGGGCAGCTACCGCCTTTTGACAGAGGCTTCTAGTTTGTCCGCCGTCAATTTGCCCGGAAACTGGGTGGGGTTTAGCGATCGCACCGAACGCTACGTGCCCCTCTCCACCGCTGGTTCCCTCAGCAGCCGCTACGGATTCGATGCCATCCGAGTGTGGTGGCGACTGGTGCTGGATGCCCGCTGGTTTGGCGAGCCCAGAGCCGTCGCCTACCTCAACACCCACCTGACGCATCTCCAGCACCTGTGGCGCAGTCAACAAGCCATTCCCGCCGAGATCGATCTGTCCGGTATCGCCCTCGCAGACTTCGAATCGACCGCACAATATGGCATGCTGTATGCCGCGTTTGCCCTCGTCGACCCCGATATTGCAGCAGACATTCGCCAGCAAAAGTTGTTGCCCCAATACCGAGACGGTATCTGGGAAAACAACTCTGCCTACTACACCCAAAATCTCGTGGCCTTTGGCCTACTGGCCTCGGAACCGCCTCCCGCCAGTCTGGCCCGCTAA